One window of the Salvia splendens isolate huo1 chromosome 1, SspV2, whole genome shotgun sequence genome contains the following:
- the LOC121794219 gene encoding protein transport protein Sec61 subunit beta-like, with translation MATGGAPPQRGTAAAAAANLRRRKTAGGGAGGGAGGTMLQFYTDDAPGLKISPNVVLVMSIGFIAFVAVLHVMGKLYFVRKE, from the coding sequence ATGGCAACCGGTGGAGCCCCTCCCCAGAGGGGAACTGCAGCAGCTGCAGCAGCTAACCTCCGTCGGAGGAAAACAGCTGGTGGAGGGGCCGGTGGTGGAGCAGGTGGAACTATGCTACAATTCTACACGGATGATGCTCCTGGACTTAAGATCTCCCCAAATGTTGTGCTTGTAATGAGCATCGGTTTCATAGCTTTTGTTGCAGTCCTTCATGTCATGGGCAAACTTTACTTTGTTCGCAAGGAGTAG